The proteins below come from a single Chryseobacterium bernardetii genomic window:
- a CDS encoding DUF4876 domain-containing protein, translating into MKKRVLLVSLAAMMATTFTVTSCSNDDFGDTTTQKGLLTLTFSGENISTYKSLDIEFREVNTNIVRKETIKNINTYSITLPYGSYKITVNGAVISENAEVSAGAIAQTDIALSATNLNIPIIIKKFHNDFIIEEVFFTGIKTAEGKNYNSGRYFKLTNNTKEVLYADKLIIGQSEFLTTEDKNPTPYNVNLSFPVKAVMVLPGSGNEYPVQPGDFIVIADNAINHKAQTSTAYDLHNANFEYPSNNPALGQVDNPSVPNAEVIYSQMNFNMFFLHDRGFESYVIARFPFDENKDSFLQKYKYDYTYINSAGTVTAKSTYSIPNSWIVDGVNNSVSSKFAHTLTSAGIDGGWTSVGTIDKDPTRFGKSVRRKVTGQMTNGKNLYQDTNNSSNDFVKDSQPSLKNGIVH; encoded by the coding sequence ATGAAAAAAAGAGTTTTACTAGTAAGCCTGGCCGCTATGATGGCCACAACATTCACCGTAACTTCATGTTCTAATGATGATTTCGGAGATACAACTACTCAGAAAGGGCTTTTAACATTAACTTTCTCAGGTGAAAATATTTCAACTTACAAAAGTCTGGATATTGAATTCAGAGAAGTAAATACCAATATTGTAAGAAAGGAAACTATTAAAAACATTAATACCTATTCTATAACTTTACCTTATGGATCTTATAAAATTACAGTAAATGGTGCTGTAATTTCCGAAAATGCAGAAGTATCAGCAGGAGCCATAGCCCAGACCGATATTGCTTTATCTGCAACTAATCTTAATATTCCGATTATTATTAAAAAGTTCCATAATGATTTTATTATTGAAGAAGTTTTCTTTACTGGAATTAAAACAGCTGAGGGTAAAAATTACAATTCAGGCCGTTATTTCAAATTAACCAATAATACCAAAGAAGTATTGTATGCTGATAAGCTTATTATTGGACAATCTGAATTTTTAACAACAGAAGATAAAAATCCTACTCCATATAATGTGAATCTTTCATTCCCGGTAAAGGCAGTAATGGTACTTCCGGGTTCCGGTAATGAATACCCTGTACAACCGGGAGATTTTATTGTTATTGCAGACAATGCCATCAATCATAAAGCACAGACCAGCACTGCATATGATCTTCATAATGCCAATTTTGAATACCCTTCAAACAATCCGGCATTAGGACAGGTAGATAACCCTTCTGTTCCAAATGCAGAAGTAATTTATTCGCAGATGAACTTTAATATGTTCTTTTTACATGACCGGGGTTTTGAAAGCTATGTGATTGCCCGTTTCCCATTTGATGAAAATAAAGACAGCTTTCTGCAGAAATACAAATATGACTATACTTATATAAACAGTGCCGGTACTGTTACAGCCAAAAGTACTTATTCGATTCCCAACTCATGGATTGTTGATGGAGTAAACAACAGTGTTTCCTCTAAATTTGCCCATACCTTAACTTCTGCTGGTATTGATGGTGGCTGGACTTCTGTAGGAACTATCGATAAAGATCCAACCCGTTTCGGAAAATCAGTAAGACGTAAGGTAACCGGC